The genomic stretch GAAAACCCAGAAGACGTTGCCCGTCTCAAGGGCTTGCTGGGCGATATACATGAGAATTTCATCGATCACGTCACCGACCGGCGTGGCGATAAGCTCGACGGCAGTCACAAGCTGTTCACCGGCGAGATCTGGCTGGCCAAACGGGCCGCTGAGCTGGGCTTGATCGACGGGATCGGCCATATCAAGCCGACATTGATGGCGCGCTTTGGCGACAAGGTGAAGCTGCGGCGCTACGGCGTCAAAAAACCTTTCCTGAGCCGGTTTGGTGTCGAACTGGCCAAAGATGTCGTCGCGGGCATCGAGGAGCGTGCGGATTTCGCGCGTTTTGGGCTGTGAAGTGATTTTTAAGATTGTAACCCTGTTTTTGGTGGTCATAGCGGTGCTGGCTATGTTCGGAAAGTTTACCTTTCCCGGGCAAAAAAGACTGCAATCCGCGCGCTGCTCCTCTTGTGGGCGGTTCAAGATTGGCAAAGGCCCCTGTGGCTGCAAGTTAAAAGGACCGCGCAAATGATGCCGTGGCTGCTTTGTGGGTTGGGTCTGGTGATCCTGCTTTTGGCTGGGGATGCACTGGTACGTGGTGCGGTGAACCTATCGCTGCGCCTTGGGGTGCCTGCCTTGATCGTCAGTCTGACGATTGTGGCCTTTGGCACCTCTGCGCCTGAGCTGCTGATCGCGATCAAAGCGGTTGCAGAAAACGCCGATGGCATTGCAATGGGCAATGTGGTGGGCTCCAATACCGCCAATATTCTAATGGTTCTCGGCATTCCTGCCATCCTAGCCACCCTGCATACTAGTCAATGTGACAGCCGCAAAAGCTATGTGCTGATGCTTCTGGCCTCTGTCTTGTTCATTGGTCTGTCGATGTGTGGCACCCTGACGATCTGGTCTGGGTTGATCCTGCTGACGGCCCTGGCGCTGTTTCTGGGCGATGCCTTTCGCGATGCACGCAGCCATCGCAAAAACTGTTGCAGCGGCGACGAGGATGAGCCGCTGGAGGGGCTGGAAGAAGCCGACCCCAGCATGCCGGTCTGGAAGATTGCGATCTTTCTTGGGCTGGGCCTGATCGGCCTGCCGCTGGGCGCGGATCTTTTGGTGGATAATGCCACGATCATCGCCCGCATGTACCAAGTCAGCGAGCCGGTCATTGGCCTGACCCTGGTTGCCATTGGCACCTCGCTGCCCGAACTCGCCACCACGGTCATGGCAACCCTGCGCAAACAGGCGGATGTGGCGCTGGGCAATGTCATCGGCTCCAATATGTTCAACCTGTTGGCCATCATCGGCATTGCCACCCTGATCGGACCGATCACCGTGGATCCTGAATTCCTGCGCTTTGACCTTTGGGTCATGCTGGGTGCCTCGCTGCTGATCTTTCCTTTTGTGTTCTTCAAAAAGAACATCACCCGACTTTGGGGCTTTGGCCTGACGGGGCTTTACATCGGATATATCCTGGTGCTGTTTTGATCGCGGCAGCTGCTCTGCAGCAGTGAGAGGGAGCAAAAGATGCGTGCATTGGTAACAGGGGCGGGCAAGCGGCTTGGCCGGGCCATGGCGCTCAAGCTGGCGGCAGAAGGCTATGATGTTGCGGTGCATTACGACCAGTCCGCCGCAGCCGCGGAGGACGTCGCTCAGGAAATCCGCGCCTTGGGACGTCAGGCAGTCACCCTGCAGGCGGATCTGCTCTGCCAGCAGGCCAGCCGGGACCTGCTGCCCCATGCGGCCTCTGCTCTGGGCGGTGCCATCACCTGCCTGGTGAACAATGCGTCGATTTTTGAACCAGACCTGCTGGAAACCGCCAGCACCACCAGCTGGGACCGTGCCTTTGACAGCAATCTGCGCGCGCCTTTTCTGCTGACCCAGGCGATGGCGGCGCAATCTGTCACGCTGCCCACAGACGCGACGGGAGAGCCACAGGCCTGGGGGCTGGTGGTCAATATGATTGATCAGCGGGTGCGCAATCTGACGCCGGATTTCATCAGCTACACCCTGGCCAAATCAGCGCTTTGGACCCTGACGCAGACTGCAGCCCAGGCGCTGGCCCCAAGAATTCGTGTCAACGGGATCGGACCGGGTCCAACCCTGGCCAATGCCCATCAAAGCAGTGAGACCTTTGCCAAACAGCGGGCTGCGACCATCCTGCAGCGCGGTGTCGATCCGGCGGATATTACCGCAGCCCTTGGCTATCTGCTCACCGCGCGGGCGGTGACAGGACAGCTCATTTGCGTCGATAGCGGCGAACACTTGGGCTGGGTCGAGAGCGAGAATTTTGACCGCGGCTGATTGCTGGTGCAATTACCCTAGGGAAAGTTGTGCACGTTTGGTGGTGCCGTCACAGATCCGTTACAAAAGAGTCTTTGTTTTCAAAAACTTGACAGGTAAGCAAAAAAGTTTCCTTTAGTTTCAGGTTGTTACAAATTAGCCTAAAAATTAAGCAGTGGTGAATTTCCCGCGTGAAATAAGGGAAAAGTGGGGATAGCCCAAAGATATCTTCAGGCTTATCCACAGGGGTGGTGGATTTGTTCAGGGCTTGAACCCGACGGTGGGTCATTGCAGCCGGGCGTTGGGAATCATATCACTGTGGCATGACAGATCAGACGCCAGAACAGCCCTCAGACAGCTCCGCAGAACAAAGCACCCCGCTGCCGGTTGCCGCCACCTCTGACGGGGAGGTGCCGCGCAGGGGCTACGCTGTGATTCAGGACTATCTCAAAACCCTGGATGCCTCTCCCGGGGTTTACCGGATGCTCGATTCTGAGAGCCGGGTGCTTTATGTAGGCAAGGCGCGCAATCTGCGGGCGCGGGTGTCAAACTATAGCCGCCCGGGCAACTCTGCCCGGATCGAGCGGATGATCGCGCTGACCACGCGGATGATGTTCCTCACCACCCGCACCGAGACCGAGGCGCTGCTGCTGGAGCAGAACCTGATCAAGCAGCTGAAGCCCAAATACAACGTGCTGCTGCGCGACGACAAAAGCTTTCCCAGTATTCTGGTGGCCAAGGATCACCCCTTTGCGCAGTTGAAAAAACATCGCGGTGCGCGCAAGCAAAAGGGCAGCTATTTTGGCCCCTTCGCCGGGGCGGGGGCAGTCAACCGGACGCTCAATCAGCTGCAAAAGGCGTTTTTGCTGCGGGATTGTTCCAATGCGATGTTTGAGAGCCGCACGCGGCCCTGTTTGCAATATCAGATCAAGCGCTGTTCTGCCCCCTGTACCGGCGAGATCTCTGAGGAGGAATACGGCCTGGCGGTGCGCGATGCCGAACGCTTTTTGTCCGGGCGCTCCACCAAGATTCAGGAGGAACTGGCGGCGGAGATGATGAAGGCCTCCGAGGCGATGGAGTTTGAACGCGCTGCCGCCCTGCGGGACCGTATCAAGGCGCTGACCCAGGTGCAGTCCAGCCAGGGGATCAACCCGCGCGGGGTTGCCGAAGCCGATATCATCGGGCTGCATATGGAGGGCGGTCAGGCCTGTGTGCAGGTGTTCTTTATCCGCGCCAATCAGAACTGGGGCAATCAGGATTTCTACCCCCGTGTCGATGCGGATATGAGCCCCGCCGAGGTGATGGAGGCCTTCCTGGGCCAATTCTATGACAACAAGGAGCCCCCCAGACAGCTGATCCTGTCGGATGCGATCGAAAACACCGACCTGATGGAAGAGGCGCTCAGCGGCAAGGCTGAGCGCAAGGTCGAGATCCTGGTGCCCCTGCGCGGTGAAAAGACCGAGCTGGTGGCGGGCGCCGTGCGCAATGCCCGCGAAAGCCTGGCGCGGCGCATGGCCGAAAGCGCCACCCAGATCAAACTGTTGAAAGGTCTGGCAGAGGCCTTTGGCCTGAAGGCTCCGCCGCAGCGGATCGAGGTCTATGACAACTCGCATATTCAAGGCACCAATGCGGTTGGCGGCATGATCGTGGCCGGCCCCGAGGGCTTTATGAAAAACGCCTATCGCAAGTTTAACATCAAAGGGGACGATCTGGTGCCCGGCGATGACTTTGGCATGATGAAAGAGGTGCTGAACCGGCGCTTTTCCCGCCTGAAGAAAGAAGACCCGGATCGCTCCAAGGGGCAGTGGCCTGACCTGTTGCTGATCGACGGTGGCGCCGGGCAGGTCTCGGCGGTGGCGGAAATCATGGCGGAACACGGCGTCGAGGATATTCCCATGGTGGGGGTCGCCAAGGGCGTGGATCGCGACCACGGTAAGGAAGAGTTCCACCGGCTGGGGGAGAATGCCTTTGCCCTGCAGCGCAATGACCCGGTGCTGTATTTTGTCCAGCGCATGCGCGACGAGGCGCACCGCTTTGCCATCGGCACCCACCGGGCCAAACGGGCCAAGGCGGTGGGGGCGACACCTTTGGATGATGTTCCAGGTGTCGGCGCGGGCCGCAAACGCGCCTTGCTCAGGCATTTTGGCAGCGCCAAAGCGGTGAGCCGCGCCGATTTGCTGGACCTGAAGGCGGTTGATGGCATTTCAAGCGCCCTGGCAGAAACGATCTACGATTTCTTTCATGAAAAAGGGTAGGGGCTACGGTGACTCCTCTTTGTGGGTGCGACTAATTGCTCTCGTTGGCCTGACTGCTTGCGCCCAGCCTGCAGATTGGCCTCAGAAAAGGGTGCGGTTCTTCGGCGCACCGGGTCGAACCGGAACTCAGCTGGTTGGGGGCATTGTTGCCATTTAACTTGATGGCAAAAGGCTTTCACAACTCAGGCGACAACCCTTTCTGTCGACGACCCGGGGAGCCAATTCCGTCAGCCCCGCGCGCCTTTATCCGCAGATTTTGGGGGATTGTTTTCGCCCTGGGCCATAGCAAGAAAATCACCTCTGCGTGCTTTCCCTTGGGGAAAGTGCCTTATGCGTCTTTTATGTTTGAAAGGCCCATTGTAGGGTCGCCTGCATGAAATGGACCCTGCCCAATATCCTGACTGTGGTGCGCCTGCTGGCAGCGCCGGGTCTCGCCGTTATGTTTCTCTATTTTGCCCGCCCCCTGGCGGATTGGTTTGCGCTGATCCTGTTTGTCGGGGCGGCTGTCACCGATTGGTTTGATGGCTATCTGGCACGCGCCTGGCAGCAGGAAACCAAAATGGGGGCGATGCTGGATCCCATTGCGGACAAGGCCATGGTGGTTGTGGCGCTGATGATCCTGGTGGGCTATGCGGATGAGCACTGGACCCCCTGGCTGGTACTGCCTGCCACGGTGATCCTGTTTCGCGAGGTTTTTGTCTCGGGCCTGCGTGAGTTTCTGGGCGACACCGCTGGAACTTTGAAGGTGACACAGTTGGCCAAGTGGAAGACCACGGCTCAGATGGTGGCAATTGCCACGCTGTTTTCCCAAGGGGTTTTTGAACACTATCTGGTGATGTCCTCCTTTGGCATGGATGAGGCGCTGGTGGCTGAAATTCTGTCGGGGCAGGTCGAAGACCTGCATGGGCTGCGCTGGAAGCTGGACGGCATGTTCTGGACCGGGCGGATCGGGCTGTGGCTGTTGTGGATTGCGGCGGCTCTGACCCTGATCACCGGGGCTGATTACATGCGCAAGGCGCTGCCGCATCTGAAGGAGAGCAATTGATGGATGTCGTCTATTTTGCCTGGGTGCGTGAACGTATCGGAGTGCCACGCGAGCGGGTTGAAACCAGCGCCGCCACGGTAGCGGACCTGGTGGCAGAACTGTCAGCGCGCGAAGAACGCTACAGCGCGGCCTTTGCCGATCTTTCCGCCCTGCGGGTTGCCTTGGATCAGGAGCTTTCAGATTTTGCGGCCCCTCTTGAGGGGGTGCGCGAAGTGGCCTTCTTTCCGCCGATGACCGGGGGCTAGGGGCATGCAGGTGCGGGTGCAGCATGAGCGTTTTGAGCTCGGGG from Phaeobacter sp. G2 encodes the following:
- a CDS encoding calcium/sodium antiporter; the encoded protein is MMPWLLCGLGLVILLLAGDALVRGAVNLSLRLGVPALIVSLTIVAFGTSAPELLIAIKAVAENADGIAMGNVVGSNTANILMVLGIPAILATLHTSQCDSRKSYVLMLLASVLFIGLSMCGTLTIWSGLILLTALALFLGDAFRDARSHRKNCCSGDEDEPLEGLEEADPSMPVWKIAIFLGLGLIGLPLGADLLVDNATIIARMYQVSEPVIGLTLVAIGTSLPELATTVMATLRKQADVALGNVIGSNMFNLLAIIGIATLIGPITVDPEFLRFDLWVMLGASLLIFPFVFFKKNITRLWGFGLTGLYIGYILVLF
- a CDS encoding SDR family oxidoreductase; its protein translation is MRALVTGAGKRLGRAMALKLAAEGYDVAVHYDQSAAAAEDVAQEIRALGRQAVTLQADLLCQQASRDLLPHAASALGGAITCLVNNASIFEPDLLETASTTSWDRAFDSNLRAPFLLTQAMAAQSVTLPTDATGEPQAWGLVVNMIDQRVRNLTPDFISYTLAKSALWTLTQTAAQALAPRIRVNGIGPGPTLANAHQSSETFAKQRAATILQRGVDPADITAALGYLLTARAVTGQLICVDSGEHLGWVESENFDRG
- the uvrC gene encoding excinuclease ABC subunit UvrC; amino-acid sequence: MTDQTPEQPSDSSAEQSTPLPVAATSDGEVPRRGYAVIQDYLKTLDASPGVYRMLDSESRVLYVGKARNLRARVSNYSRPGNSARIERMIALTTRMMFLTTRTETEALLLEQNLIKQLKPKYNVLLRDDKSFPSILVAKDHPFAQLKKHRGARKQKGSYFGPFAGAGAVNRTLNQLQKAFLLRDCSNAMFESRTRPCLQYQIKRCSAPCTGEISEEEYGLAVRDAERFLSGRSTKIQEELAAEMMKASEAMEFERAAALRDRIKALTQVQSSQGINPRGVAEADIIGLHMEGGQACVQVFFIRANQNWGNQDFYPRVDADMSPAEVMEAFLGQFYDNKEPPRQLILSDAIENTDLMEEALSGKAERKVEILVPLRGEKTELVAGAVRNARESLARRMAESATQIKLLKGLAEAFGLKAPPQRIEVYDNSHIQGTNAVGGMIVAGPEGFMKNAYRKFNIKGDDLVPGDDFGMMKEVLNRRFSRLKKEDPDRSKGQWPDLLLIDGGAGQVSAVAEIMAEHGVEDIPMVGVAKGVDRDHGKEEFHRLGENAFALQRNDPVLYFVQRMRDEAHRFAIGTHRAKRAKAVGATPLDDVPGVGAGRKRALLRHFGSAKAVSRADLLDLKAVDGISSALAETIYDFFHEKG
- the pgsA gene encoding CDP-diacylglycerol--glycerol-3-phosphate 3-phosphatidyltransferase — translated: MKWTLPNILTVVRLLAAPGLAVMFLYFARPLADWFALILFVGAAVTDWFDGYLARAWQQETKMGAMLDPIADKAMVVVALMILVGYADEHWTPWLVLPATVILFREVFVSGLREFLGDTAGTLKVTQLAKWKTTAQMVAIATLFSQGVFEHYLVMSSFGMDEALVAEILSGQVEDLHGLRWKLDGMFWTGRIGLWLLWIAAALTLITGADYMRKALPHLKESN
- the moaD gene encoding molybdopterin converting factor subunit 1, producing MDVVYFAWVRERIGVPRERVETSAATVADLVAELSAREERYSAAFADLSALRVALDQELSDFAAPLEGVREVAFFPPMTGG